A single window of Methylobacterium nodulans ORS 2060 DNA harbors:
- a CDS encoding glycoside hydrolase family 108 protein → MTASSFDRALKLVLAHEGGYVDHPDDPGGPTNLGVTLGTLSAVLGRPATRADVKALTPAKVAPIYRARYWDAVRGDDLPAGVDYAVFDFAVNSGPTRAAIALQRLVGVADDGVIGAVTLAAVARTDQRWLINGLCDSRVVFMKSLTKSWPVFGKGWTKRVAGVRTEALAMVKAPVVATATTMARPEGGAPPKAGLVQTGGLLRALKRLFGGRPA, encoded by the coding sequence ATGACCGCGTCGTCCTTCGACCGGGCGCTGAAGCTCGTCCTTGCGCACGAGGGCGGCTACGTCGATCACCCCGACGATCCCGGCGGGCCCACCAATCTCGGCGTGACCCTCGGCACGCTCTCCGCCGTGCTCGGGCGGCCCGCCACCCGCGCCGACGTGAAGGCGCTGACGCCCGCCAAGGTCGCTCCGATCTACCGCGCCCGCTACTGGGACGCGGTGCGCGGCGACGACCTCCCGGCGGGCGTCGACTACGCCGTGTTCGACTTCGCGGTGAACAGCGGGCCAACCCGGGCGGCCATCGCCCTCCAGCGCCTCGTTGGCGTGGCGGATGACGGCGTGATCGGAGCGGTGACCCTGGCGGCGGTCGCGCGGACGGATCAGCGCTGGCTCATCAACGGGCTTTGCGACAGCCGGGTGGTCTTCATGAAGTCGCTGACGAAGAGCTGGCCGGTCTTCGGGAAGGGCTGGACGAAGCGGGTGGCCGGCGTCCGGACGGAAGCGCTCGCCATGGTCAAGGCACCGGTCGTCGCGACCGCAACCACCATGGCGCGGCCCGAAGGCGGTGCGCCGCCGAAGGCGGGCCTGGTGCAGACCGGCGGCCTGCTGCGGGCGCTCAAGCGCCTGTTCGGCGGCAGGCCGGCCTGA